AAATTAGAAAAAGTATTTctttgttgttaaaaaaaactcaaaattGAATGAGTGATAAAGAAAGACACGCACCATTTAATTTGTGATGTTATGCTGTGTTGCACAGAAGTCTGATATTCACCAGCCCCACATGCAAGGGAAGAGATGAGGCATAGGCTCATAAAAAGGTTAAGAATAATGCATTAACACAGGTCGTGTGAAAAACTCACTCTTTCATTTTTTTAATCACACCATTTATACATGTGCATCTGTTGAAGGGGAGAGGGATCTCCTGCAAAACAATTCACCAAGTAAAGCACTGCCAACATTTTTGTGCTTTAAGGCAAAGTAGCTACAGAATAAGCaacttggaaaaaaaaggaacaaatattttgctcctcTTGTCTTATGCGATGTCTTTAAAAGCTTCTTTTACTTAATGAACACTTAAAAGGGTTagaatatttaaataaaaacttgTAGTAAACAACTTGGTCGAATGGCATTGTTCGCAGCTTTCCAAGCCAGGGTGGAATATAACCTTTCAATGTATGTTTACAGCACTTATGTTTTGAATTAACACTAATTGTCTGTAATTATTAATAGTTGTCATAGTATCCAGATACTTCCTGTGTAAAACCTGACCTCTGTAATGGAATTTCCAGGGTTCAGAAAAATGTTATTATTGAAGGTGAACTTTAAATGGGTGAAAATGGCCCTTAATAATATATTATCCATAAATCTTAGGGTTAATCATATATTTTTCTGCTTAAGACCTAAAGTAGGGCTCTTGCAGTAGCTTTAATAAAAAGCAAagttaaaaagtaattaatacAATGGAAGAAATAATTCATCCCTGCTTTTAGTTTCATTAAAATAAAGTTTGCTTTTTTTGCTCACATGGTTAGAGACCACGGTGACTTGTGACAGGCAATAATCCACACATGCAACTTCAATGGTTACAAAACAGATGCAAACATACTAGAAACATTATGCACTAGTGGGGTATAAAAGCTTTCCGACAGCCTTGATCCTTACCAATTATCAAATGTAGGCTTCAAGATCTATTGGGATACATAGTGCAGGATACCTGGTTTACTATTCCTGGGTTCCTCTTCATCTGGGCAAAGAAAAATCCAACACAACTGCAACTGCTTTTTAACCATCATATGAAAATAAATGTTTGCACTCAGCAAGAATTAGCACATTTTAGTCTTGTGCTTCTGTTAAAAATGCAGTAGAGAATGAAACTGATATAATACTTTGTTTATGTTTTGTCAAccttactgtttttattttttatcaaaGATTTCCAGTACTTAATACTGACCATTCATCTGCTGCAATAGTTTTGTATATTCCTATTCTCTGCCTGTGACAGAGACAAAGTGGCTTAGATTCATCAGTGCCAAAATCGGACACAATGCTAACAATGAAAGTGGAGGGTCAGAATGGAGAGGCCCAAGGGCTAACCCAAATTTGCTCTCGGGCCTCATCGTCTTAATTCAGGCGCGTTGTGGGTGCCCAATGAGGTGCCTCAACGAACCATGCCTGTCATTCAAACCAAATTTAGCTGATATTGAGGCACACAGGAATGTCCGGGGAGAGGCAATTTGAAGACAGCGAGGACTGGAGTTGAAAACAAACCAACTGTGAAATTTAGGCCCACAATCTCTTGTATGCCATCATTCGGAATGTGGTGCATTACCAAAATCAAACAATTGGCCAATTATTTACTTACTATTACTAACATAGTAAACCCAGAGATGTTTTCTAATCTGCCTTCAACCATTTTAGCTCATTTATTATTGGCCAATGCTCTACAATTGCAAACTAATTAGTCTAAAGAAAATATTGCATTCTTTATTCCACGCACAGTTATAGTTGAAAAGTTATGAATGTGAATTAACAGATCAAATCTAATCATCTACAACTGTACACAAATGGCCAACAAAAGCAGCCTAATTTGGAGGCACAGCAGATGAATGAGATGGTGCCCTAGTCTACTTTGCACAAACAGTCCCCACCCATATTTTGACTACACCACAATCTTTTTCTGGGTCCCGTCAGTGTTAGATAGTCACTgatgggcaaaaaaaaaaatgcatagcAGTCAGCATGTACTCCAATCATTCAAAGGACTCAAAAATCATAACCtgttctgtttttgtgtttttttcaTGCTTTCTCCACCTGGATCCTTTCAAGGACATTGTTTTGATTACAAATTCACACATGTACCAAGTCCAGGAGATTTAGCTTAGAGATCATCTTTGGAAATAGTATTGTATAAGTGTTGTGCATTACTGGATTTAGATACAAAGAAATCTAATCTTTTTTATTGAAACTCTATTACTGATACAGAATATAGGACAATTTTTTTTGAGTGAACTAGTTTTTTGTTGTTATCACAAATATGTTGGCCATTCATCCAACTGATTTCGCCTTGAAAATAATGCAGTTCGTGGaccatttatttattttcacTAAGCTTGCATCTACTGTTCTTGCAGCATCAGTCCAAGCACTACATTGAAACCTCAACCATTTGTGATTGTTACTCAAAATGCTGATTGTAAACTTTTACAAATAACTATAAAATTTCTAGACATAGTCTTTCAAAGGGAAAGTGTTGAGGGACCATAGTAGcttatttttttaatatacaCAAAAAACAGCATTAAAACTTCCAAACAATCAAGGAACATTCATCAGTCTTATACATACAACCCATGCGGATCTAATTAAATATGAAACTCATCTAATTTAGGTACTTGCTGCTGTGAATAATTTCATCTCCACAACACCAGCATAAATCTAAGTGGCAAAAACAACAGAGACATCCATTAGCTCTCTGAACTCAATTAGCAGAATTTCTGGCTGCCTTTCTGCGTTACACCAAAGAAGGAGGCTCTTACCACGAATCTGTAAACGCTGTGCTTGTGCCAAGGCGTGCTGTGCATGGTAGATGGCTTGGCAGGTTGGGCTTGGAGTCTGTGTAGCCTTGTCGCAGCTTGTGGGTTTAGTCATCTGTCCACTGTCTGTGTCAAGAGAATAGCATCCACTGGATAACCTGCTGGATCGCGAAGATGGGGTAACAGAGGAATGTGGTCCACGCAAGAAGTTAAGATTAAAAAGTGGACATGTCGTAACGAAGTTTGAAGACAACTGGATACTTTCGCACCTTGTGCTAGTAGGGGAATCCCCTTGATCAGAAAGCTCACCTCTTGACATGCTTGTGATGCTAAGTCTGGAATATGGATGCTGTTTGGTTCCCAGTCGGATCCGCCTCCACTCCTATGGAACACAAAGTAGTTGCATTTTTTCCTAagagaagaaaaaaatatattatttATCTCATGTCTTAAAAAGTGTGATAGCGTTTTGATTTGAGAAATAATGGTACTTTATGCTGCATTCCTGTTTATTGCCTAGTACACAAGTACATAGAAAAAATGAGAATACAACAGAAACTCAAAACTCAACTACCCTTCTAACTTTTCAGCCTGTTATCTTTAAAGTTTTGTTTCAAAACCAATATATATTACATATGTACAAATTTTGAACTTCATTATCACCCCAATCACCCAGTTCTTCATGATGGTGACCGGTTTGATTACAACCTCTATTTTTAACTTTTCTAAATCGGTCTTCTGTAGGGTAAACAAACGTAGTATTTTAAATTGAGTTTCAGTAGATACcttctcagtttttaaaaaagatatttcATATGCTCCATTTTTGTGCACTGGGATTAAATGTGACAGGACAAGTGCCGAGAGAAGGTAGTCAAAACTGCTCCCGCACTGCAGCTACAGCTGATCCTGGCATCAAGTCAATTGTACGCACTTGCCAAGTTGACTGCTTCCAATGAATCCCTTAGGCGGTTATTTGTCAGATTTGTCAAATTTAAACAAGTTTTGGGGTATTGCCATTAAATTGCTTTTGCTTTTCCATATCTTGCCGTCAGTAGCTTCCAAAAGAAGGTTGCCTGAATTGAAGCAAACTAAACACACCGCACAATCTGGTTTTGTACTGAAAACACATGCCTGTTATACACTTATACAGTCATATACTActtggaatcatagaatagtatggcacaaaaggaggacatttggcccattgtgtccgtgccagctctttcaaagagccatccaattagtcctactcccCTACTCTTTCCTACATCACTGCAATCTTTTCATgaacttatccaattcccttttaaagggTACCAATGAGTCTGTTTTTATCTCCATATCAGGCAGTGTTTTCCAAATCATAACCGTTGTGTAGAATGGTTTCTCTTCacgttgcctctggttcttttaccaatcaccttgaaTTTGTGCTGTCTGGTTATCGGCCCTTCAGCCACTGTGGTTTCCCTTTACTTACTCTatttaaacccttcatgattgtAAACATTTTTAATGCTTATATATTGATTCTTAAAGAGTTTTGTGGTTATTTTATTATTCTTAAACACTTATATAGTTCTATGCTGCTTCTTTTTATGGAGAAACAAATGGTTGTAAACTTTAAAATCTCAACTAGCAGTTCATACTTCAAGCTAGATGTGCAAATCCTAGAATCAAAAGTCTACAACCACAGAAAAGCATATTCATAACAAACTGTCTAAAGTATCGAATAAATGCCTCTCCCCAGCAGCTCAGAATATAGAAATTTGCTGAATGGGACTAAACGATGCAACCAAGGTCCCAGGTTTAATCAGTCGGATGGTCATGAAAGCACTACTAAATGCCTCATTACCCTTAGGGAGAGAAAACCCTGCTCTGGATGAGGAGGAGATGAGGTGCCCCTTTGGTCAAATAGCATGTTTCCATTTATTGTTGAGATTCAGACATGAACAATTATCACTTGTATGAAGTACCCTAGAACTGATGGAACATTGAAGACCTATTCCAGCATAGCACCATAATCAGAAGGggaagggagtggagagtaaaTACTGGAAGGAGTGCTGAACTTATTTCCAACATAAAAATCAGTGTGACAAACATGTGAAAGCTGTGAGCATACACTAAAATGGACCACGTCTACTCCAAATACACAACCGTGGGGAAGGAAACAAACACCCAAAAACAGGTCAAGCCGGAGGCAAGCAG
The genomic region above belongs to Carcharodon carcharias isolate sCarCar2 chromosome 5, sCarCar2.pri, whole genome shotgun sequence and contains:
- the LOC121277945 gene encoding bcl-2-like protein 11 isoform X2, which produces MSRGELSDQGDSPTSTRCESIQLSSNFVTTCPLFNLNFLRGPHSSVTPSSRSSRLSSGCYSLDTDSGQMTKPTSCDKATQTPSPTCQAIYHAQHALAQAQRLQIRERIQPSTGIQESSPSVPMDVQPEVWIGQELRRIGDEFNSHYQTGRARNHRPPNNQNGNFWHRINLLYRRRINGL